A genomic stretch from Coraliomargarita sinensis includes:
- a CDS encoding right-handed parallel beta-helix repeat-containing protein yields MKKHFKIASLGLTLLSTLVFAAQPDWWTEYSLVDSNPRQDKAVATIGQAKHAVQKAFSYLEAELSSVGGAGAEVTALYQTFCAAVPDSPDNDLQALTLGQLKYLAKPFYDRFNDPEVGIDTATMNPESTGIYPWTVDQEDDADLALATVGQLKFVFSFDLDDWAPALAAEIKAEPETLSVTLKKGESAVVPLTLKNKGADSVSFSSAVVNGVIEGGEPYLMENSSEGSVPYKFNDISTTGIEMPTLSNSFYADERVPLPEGSEFSFPFYGGNYTDVYVGTRGIIGFSDSDNYAHASPGQIPQSYSPNLFIAAFRTSLFPGSSSEAKIFFKEESDPGRLIIQYEQVPSYYGDYTFQVVLHEDGDIFVYYENVPETHDYYSVVGIENADGSEGLEVFAYGRGLKIEDKMALKFFANTGEFVQAAPGSGEIPAEGCFLMDVEFRSAVATAPGDYDASLKIRDERSSASLLSVPVKMEVVNQPANLEIVRPGYGVVVEPGAALNVEYTASDPDFGIESVALLVNGAEISRADGDQAEYAVSWTAPMLPGSYTFVAKAVDAYGMQRFSKPLIIRVGEDQDSDGMLDSWELENFGGLEVSPHGDYDGDGMLNIFELNHGTDPNGPESIKHGDAQPGNFTYYLVDPELSSETAYKKRSIRSAIDAAADFDVIEVLPGTYDLSETLEIDKKLHIFASAGARSTIMDASRFDVQSDQSPLSLLEECVLWGITFYGRDVLLGNGRSFISAPLSKNGITFYGCRFLEFSGRGLFYVNATDVTFVSCTVAGGRSSAIYARGSSSYPCELKVINSIIWNDSEEHEIAAYSNTTITCVNSIIRSANKEVLGEGRVFDDPDLAWDYSLHSESPARDSGWSGIYADPDCDGETVRDGFVDIGADEFIDTDIDGMPDWLEKENGSSVSASGDLDGDYLNNLDEYLMATDLFEWDTDSDGNSDAQEVHIFGTDPTSEKDYVDAAYLSPYAGTSDYDGDGLSGTWELTYGYNPFVDNGEAVLDPDGDGLSNLKEYQGRTDPFNFTNLVGVDSDGDGIPDLWEMDNGLDFRDPSDGALDPDQDRLTNLQEYLAQSDPNDPDLNDNSILDGEDTDDVDSDGIPNGWEKRNGLDFLNPEDALQDADSDGLDNYWEYVLGYAWNDPDSLSDGILDGDRDDDRDGMPNDWEAKYSLNPLSEPISPDWNLDEDNDGLLNYWEFLMKTDPLNPDSDGDGKADGVLDSDSDGMPDAWELAASLDPLSGADADSDMDGDGLTNLEEFSIGTNPNAVDSDSDGINDRNRDFDGDGMPNGWELLHHLDPTNEIDASLNPDADELNNLEEYMEGADPNLWDSDSNGIADGDLDLDADGMGDTWEVRHGLDPDSEGDALDDDDGDGVINRLEYRAQTDPHRRDSSDVNLIIYSNLD; encoded by the coding sequence ATGAAGAAGCATTTTAAAATCGCATCGCTCGGGCTCACTTTGCTTTCGACTCTGGTTTTCGCCGCACAGCCCGATTGGTGGACGGAGTATTCCCTGGTCGATTCGAACCCTCGACAGGACAAGGCCGTGGCTACGATCGGGCAGGCAAAACACGCGGTCCAAAAGGCCTTCTCTTATTTGGAGGCTGAATTGTCTTCCGTCGGCGGTGCCGGTGCGGAAGTGACGGCGCTTTATCAAACCTTCTGTGCTGCGGTCCCGGATAGTCCGGACAATGATTTACAAGCGCTCACGCTCGGACAGCTCAAGTATTTAGCAAAACCTTTCTATGATCGATTCAACGATCCGGAGGTCGGAATTGATACAGCCACCATGAACCCGGAATCCACGGGGATTTACCCCTGGACAGTCGACCAAGAAGACGATGCGGACCTGGCCCTGGCGACCGTCGGGCAACTAAAATTCGTTTTTAGTTTCGATCTGGATGACTGGGCACCTGCCTTGGCGGCTGAAATAAAAGCCGAGCCTGAAACGCTTTCGGTGACCCTGAAAAAAGGGGAATCCGCAGTTGTGCCGCTGACGCTAAAAAATAAGGGGGCGGATAGTGTGAGTTTTTCTTCGGCAGTAGTAAATGGTGTCATTGAAGGAGGTGAACCCTACTTGATGGAAAATTCTTCAGAAGGCTCCGTTCCCTATAAGTTTAATGATATTTCCACAACAGGCATTGAGATGCCTACGTTATCAAATAGTTTTTATGCTGACGAAAGGGTGCCTCTTCCAGAGGGGTCAGAATTTAGTTTTCCCTTCTATGGGGGGAATTACACCGACGTGTATGTCGGGACCCGAGGTATTATCGGTTTTTCAGATAGCGATAACTACGCACATGCCTCACCAGGTCAGATTCCGCAAAGCTATTCGCCCAACCTCTTCATCGCCGCATTTCGCACTTCTTTGTTTCCGGGTTCGTCCAGTGAGGCGAAAATCTTTTTCAAAGAAGAATCCGATCCGGGCCGTTTGATTATTCAGTATGAACAGGTGCCCTCTTACTACGGGGACTATACATTTCAGGTCGTTCTACATGAAGATGGCGACATCTTTGTCTACTACGAGAATGTTCCAGAGACCCATGACTACTATAGCGTCGTTGGTATTGAGAATGCGGACGGTTCGGAAGGCTTGGAGGTATTCGCGTACGGCAGGGGCTTGAAGATTGAAGATAAGATGGCTCTGAAATTTTTCGCCAATACGGGCGAATTTGTGCAGGCGGCTCCAGGGTCCGGGGAGATTCCAGCCGAGGGCTGTTTTTTGATGGATGTTGAATTCCGGTCTGCGGTGGCGACTGCTCCCGGTGATTACGATGCAAGCTTAAAGATCAGGGATGAGCGATCAAGTGCTTCGCTTTTGAGCGTTCCTGTAAAAATGGAGGTGGTGAATCAGCCAGCGAACCTTGAGATCGTTCGACCCGGCTATGGAGTTGTCGTCGAACCCGGTGCGGCCCTAAATGTGGAATATACCGCGAGTGACCCGGATTTTGGTATCGAATCGGTCGCTTTACTGGTGAATGGGGCTGAGATTAGTCGCGCAGACGGAGATCAAGCTGAATACGCGGTAAGCTGGACCGCGCCAATGTTGCCAGGTTCCTATACCTTTGTCGCGAAAGCAGTTGATGCCTATGGCATGCAAAGATTTTCAAAGCCCTTAATAATAAGGGTGGGGGAGGATCAGGATTCGGATGGCATGCTGGATTCCTGGGAGTTGGAAAACTTCGGGGGCTTGGAGGTTTCGCCTCACGGGGATTATGATGGTGACGGGATGCTTAATATTTTCGAATTGAACCACGGCACAGATCCAAACGGTCCTGAAAGTATTAAGCACGGCGACGCACAACCGGGAAACTTTACATACTACTTGGTCGACCCTGAACTATCGTCCGAGACCGCGTATAAGAAAAGGTCGATTCGTTCTGCAATCGATGCTGCAGCTGATTTCGACGTCATCGAGGTTTTGCCGGGAACTTACGATTTGAGCGAAACCCTCGAAATTGATAAAAAACTTCATATTTTTGCTTCGGCCGGGGCTCGGAGCACGATCATGGATGCCAGCCGCTTCGATGTTCAATCCGATCAAAGTCCTCTCTCCCTCCTGGAGGAATGTGTCCTTTGGGGGATTACCTTTTATGGCCGAGACGTCCTTTTGGGTAATGGGCGATCATTTATATCAGCCCCGCTCTCTAAGAATGGCATAACGTTTTACGGCTGTCGCTTCCTCGAGTTCAGCGGCCGTGGTTTGTTTTACGTAAACGCGACCGATGTGACTTTTGTTTCGTGCACGGTAGCCGGTGGCAGGTCGAGTGCGATTTACGCTAGGGGTTCCTCCTCTTATCCATGCGAGCTTAAAGTGATCAACTCGATTATTTGGAACGATAGTGAGGAGCACGAAATAGCGGCATACTCAAATACGACAATCACCTGTGTGAATTCGATTATTCGGTCCGCGAATAAAGAAGTGCTTGGCGAAGGCCGTGTTTTTGATGATCCGGACCTTGCCTGGGATTATTCTCTTCATTCGGAATCTCCTGCTAGGGATTCCGGTTGGTCTGGAATCTATGCGGATCCGGATTGCGATGGTGAAACGGTGCGGGACGGATTTGTGGATATTGGCGCAGATGAATTTATTGATACGGATATAGACGGAATGCCGGACTGGCTGGAGAAAGAAAATGGATCTTCTGTTTCTGCTTCGGGTGACCTGGACGGCGATTATCTCAATAATCTGGATGAGTACCTTATGGCGACTGATCTATTTGAATGGGATACCGATTCGGATGGGAACAGCGATGCCCAGGAAGTTCATATCTTTGGCACAGACCCGACATCCGAAAAGGATTATGTCGATGCTGCTTACTTGTCGCCCTACGCCGGTACATCAGATTACGACGGGGATGGACTGTCGGGGACATGGGAGCTCACCTACGGATACAATCCTTTCGTGGATAATGGTGAAGCCGTTCTGGACCCGGACGGCGATGGTCTTTCCAACTTAAAGGAGTATCAAGGGCGTACGGATCCATTTAATTTTACCAACTTAGTCGGCGTGGATAGTGACGGGGATGGGATTCCTGATTTATGGGAGATGGACAACGGGTTGGACTTTAGAGATCCGAGTGATGGGGCATTGGACCCTGATCAAGATAGGCTCACGAATCTCCAGGAATATCTTGCTCAATCTGATCCAAACGATCCCGACCTGAATGATAATTCAATTCTGGATGGAGAGGATACAGATGATGTTGACAGCGATGGGATTCCGAATGGATGGGAGAAGCGCAACGGGCTGGATTTTCTGAATCCTGAGGATGCTTTACAGGATGCTGACTCGGACGGGTTGGACAATTACTGGGAGTATGTCCTCGGTTACGCATGGAATGATCCGGATTCACTATCGGACGGAATCTTGGATGGGGACAGGGATGATGATCGCGACGGGATGCCGAACGACTGGGAGGCGAAATACTCGCTCAATCCCCTTAGCGAACCGATCTCGCCGGATTGGAATTTGGACGAGGACAACGACGGCCTGCTTAACTACTGGGAATTTCTAATGAAGACGGATCCACTCAATCCGGATTCGGATGGGGATGGTAAGGCGGACGGAGTCCTGGATTCGGATTCGGATGGTATGCCTGATGCCTGGGAATTGGCTGCTTCGCTCGACCCATTGAGCGGAGCGGACGCCGACTCGGATATGGATGGTGATGGTTTGACGAATCTCGAAGAATTTTCAATCGGGACTAACCCAAATGCCGTGGATTCAGATTCAGATGGCATCAACGATCGGAATAGAGACTTTGACGGGGACGGTATGCCCAATGGATGGGAGCTGTTACATCACTTGGATCCGACAAACGAGATCGACGCTTCGCTGAACCCTGATGCGGACGAGTTAAACAACCTGGAGGAGTACATGGAGGGCGCGGATCCTAATTTATGGGACTCCGATTCGAATGGGATCGCAGACGGTGACCTCGATCTGGATGCGGATGGCATGGGTGACACCTGGGAAGTTCGGCATGGTCTCGATCCTGATTCTGAGGGTGATGCTTTGGACGATGATGACGGTGATGGAGTCATTAATCGTCTAGAGTACAGAGCCCAGACTGATCCACACCGTAGAGATTCCTCGGACGTAAATCTGATTATCTACTCAAATCTCGATTGA